A region of the Pseudomonas silesiensis genome:
TCCCACAGTTTTTGTGTTTCCAGTGGTCGGTTTCATTTCAATCCTCAGGAGAGGGCATGCGCGATTACAAGTGGCTGCACGAATACTGTCTGAACCGCTTCGGTTCAGCGGCTGAACTGGAAGCCCATCTGCCCGTTCCCAAGACTGCGGCGCAATTGCGCAAGATCAGTGATGACCGTTACCTGTCGACCATGGCGCTGCGCGTGTTCCGTGCCGGGCTCAAGCACAGCCTGGTGGACGCCAAATGGCCGTCGTTCGAAGAGGTGTTCTTCAAGTTCGACCCGGAAAAAGTCGTGCTGATGAGTGCCGAACACCTGGAGCGGTTGATGCAGGATGCGCGGATTATCCGGCACCTGGGCAAGCTCAAGAGCGTGCCGCGCAATGCGCAGTTCATCCTTGATGTGGCGCATGAGAAGGGCAGCTTCGGCGCCTTGATCGCCGAGTGGCCGGTGACCGATATCGTCGGCCTGTGGACTTACCTGAAAAAGCACGGGCATCAGTTGGGTGGGTTGTCGGCGCCGCGATTCCTGCGCATGGTCGGCAAGGATACCTTTGTGCCGAGCTATGACGTGGTGGCAGCGTTGAATGCGCAGCAGATCGTCGACAAGGTGCCGACCAGTCTGCGGGACCTGGCCACGGTGCAGAAAGTGTTCAACCAGTGGCATGAAGAGAGTGGCGGGCGGGCGATGAGCCAGATTTCGATGATGCTGGCTTACACAGTGAATCATTGAGACCGAGTTGTGGCCTTCGCGGGCAAGCCTCGCTCCTACAGGGGATTTGGGAACGGCGAAAATCCCCTGTGGGAGCGAGACCGGCTTGCCGGCGAAGGGGGCCTGTCAGGCGACGCTGATCTCGCCTTCGCCAGCCAACCGGCGATTCAACTGAAA
Encoded here:
- a CDS encoding DNA-3-methyladenine glycosylase I, coding for MRDYKWLHEYCLNRFGSAAELEAHLPVPKTAAQLRKISDDRYLSTMALRVFRAGLKHSLVDAKWPSFEEVFFKFDPEKVVLMSAEHLERLMQDARIIRHLGKLKSVPRNAQFILDVAHEKGSFGALIAEWPVTDIVGLWTYLKKHGHQLGGLSAPRFLRMVGKDTFVPSYDVVAALNAQQIVDKVPTSLRDLATVQKVFNQWHEESGGRAMSQISMMLAYTVNH